Proteins found in one Herbiconiux sp. A18JL235 genomic segment:
- a CDS encoding acyl-CoA dehydrogenase family protein, with the protein MLTRPSPVQVPEHELAWIETATALAARLSREVAADDVSGELPADGLRAISASGLDVAFLPKEFGGETLSYAALAQVVRILAAAHPAAAAVWLMHIGAAHALVTLSTPSNAEFFAERLRSGARFSNALSEPAGGNFFLSSQQDVEPADGGWTLSGRKLFVSGAEIADHVFLNVRVDGTPGFFGVDRDDTFSLPEFDQTIGMRATRSRTIVFDGTHLPASRRCGIPPADYANLITVGFASLSIGIAESAIDALTASASVAKGPAAERLADAPWVKSETAMVWAELRAARLLAEQTAWLADRRDPQAMAAATEAKMLANEVAKKAAALALKVGGGSAFLARSPIQRIFRDAQAGALMAYSVPFSQEIVGGWVLSEPVPS; encoded by the coding sequence ATGCTCACCCGACCCTCTCCGGTGCAGGTTCCCGAACACGAGCTCGCCTGGATCGAGACCGCGACGGCCCTCGCCGCACGATTGAGTCGCGAGGTCGCCGCCGACGACGTCTCGGGAGAGCTGCCGGCCGACGGGCTCCGGGCGATCTCGGCCAGCGGCCTCGACGTCGCCTTCCTGCCGAAGGAGTTCGGCGGCGAGACGCTGTCGTACGCCGCTCTGGCGCAGGTGGTGCGCATCCTCGCCGCCGCGCATCCCGCTGCCGCCGCCGTGTGGCTCATGCACATCGGGGCGGCCCATGCCCTGGTGACCCTCTCGACACCCTCGAACGCGGAGTTCTTCGCCGAGCGGCTGCGGTCGGGCGCGCGCTTCTCGAACGCGCTCTCGGAGCCCGCCGGCGGCAACTTCTTCCTCTCCTCGCAGCAAGACGTCGAGCCGGCCGACGGCGGCTGGACGCTCTCGGGGCGGAAGCTCTTCGTCTCGGGCGCCGAGATCGCCGACCATGTCTTCCTCAACGTCCGCGTCGACGGCACTCCAGGCTTCTTCGGAGTCGACCGCGACGACACCTTCTCGCTGCCCGAGTTCGACCAGACCATCGGCATGCGGGCGACCCGCAGCCGCACGATCGTGTTCGACGGCACCCACCTCCCGGCGTCGAGGCGCTGCGGCATCCCGCCGGCCGACTACGCGAACCTCATCACCGTCGGCTTCGCCTCGCTCTCGATCGGCATCGCCGAGTCGGCGATCGACGCGCTGACCGCGTCGGCCTCGGTGGCGAAGGGGCCGGCGGCCGAGCGGCTCGCCGACGCCCCCTGGGTGAAGTCGGAGACGGCGATGGTGTGGGCCGAGCTGCGTGCGGCGCGGCTGCTCGCGGAGCAGACCGCGTGGCTCGCCGACCGCCGCGACCCGCAGGCGATGGCCGCCGCGACGGAGGCGAAGATGCTCGCCAACGAGGTGGCGAAGAAGGCCGCCGCGCTCGCCCTCAAGGTGGGCGGTGGCAGTGCTTTCCTCGCGCGCTCGCCCATCCAGCGCATCTTCCGTGACGCGCAGGCGGGGGCTCTCATGGCCTACTCGGTGCCGTTCAGCCAGGAGATCGTCGGCGGCTGGGTGCTGTCGGAGCCGGTTCCCAGCTAG
- a CDS encoding SIP domain-containing protein, giving the protein MYEIATDSTVVSRASGRVLIAATESNLDEVRAIVATLGERAHGQVFVEVPSAAEIDPIQTPERVTVTWLRRDIRTGEMGTGLACAPGQALRRAVRAWVGEMSTGDAEIDGDAVCVWLGRDVPNDFAGV; this is encoded by the coding sequence ATGTATGAGATCGCCACCGACTCCACCGTCGTCTCCCGAGCATCCGGTCGCGTGCTGATCGCCGCCACCGAGTCGAACCTCGACGAGGTGCGCGCCATCGTCGCCACCCTGGGGGAGCGTGCCCATGGCCAGGTCTTCGTCGAGGTGCCCTCGGCGGCCGAGATCGACCCGATCCAGACGCCGGAGCGGGTCACCGTGACGTGGCTGCGCCGCGACATCCGCACCGGCGAGATGGGCACGGGCCTCGCCTGCGCCCCCGGTCAGGCGCTGCGCCGGGCCGTACGGGCCTGGGTGGGCGAGATGTCGACCGGCGACGCCGAGATCGACGGCGACGCGGTGTGCGTGTGGCTCGGCCGCGACGTGCCGAACGACTTCGCCGGGGTGTGA
- a CDS encoding Fe-S oxidoreductase: MSDEGAMARVRAVLYAPPVARAGYLYATGVALLIGSVFGTGRIRRVDGLFVCTGLPRWAFRRGGTCVGGVYLTDDNDAPAVLRHEKVHRQQWKQYGMMFPLLYALAGQNPLTNHFEVEAGLEDGNYVKRGRAR, translated from the coding sequence ATGAGCGACGAGGGGGCGATGGCCCGCGTGCGAGCCGTGCTCTACGCGCCGCCGGTCGCCCGGGCGGGCTACCTCTACGCCACCGGTGTCGCCCTCCTCATCGGCAGCGTGTTCGGCACCGGGCGCATCCGCCGGGTCGACGGCCTGTTCGTGTGCACGGGGCTGCCGCGCTGGGCCTTCCGCCGCGGCGGCACCTGCGTGGGCGGGGTGTACCTCACCGACGACAACGACGCGCCCGCGGTGCTGCGGCACGAGAAGGTGCACCGGCAGCAGTGGAAGCAGTACGGGATGATGTTCCCGCTGCTCTACGCGCTCGCCGGGCAGAACCCCCTGACGAACCACTTCGAGGTCGAGGCGGGGCTCGAAGACGGGAACTACGTCAAGCGGGGGCGGGCGCGATAG
- a CDS encoding NAD(P)/FAD-dependent oxidoreductase, which produces MSQEFDVIVIGAGAVGENVADRAVQGGLTVALVEAELVGGECSYWACMPSKALLRAGEVVHAAKTVDGAAQAVTGDIDVAAVLKRRNSFTSDWNDSGQVDWVRGAGIDLVRGHAVFTGVKELSVTAGDGTVSKLTARHAVVVSTGSTALLPDIPGLAEAAPWTSREATSAQSIPERFTVIGGGVVACELATAYATLGSRVTVVSRGALLANQEPFAGEAVAESLGAMGVELHLGASPASVERRPDGVVVTTLDDGTAIEGDELLVATGRLPRTGDLGLETVGLEPGEWLRTDDTLLVLGSDGKPLEGEWLYATGDVNHRALLTHQGKYQARAAGDVVAARAKGEPVDDAPWGRHVATADHQSVPQVTFTDPQVASVGLTAAAAEKAGHSIRVVDYEIGNVAGASVHTDGYQGTARAVVDEERKVLLGVTFVGPDVQELLHSATVAVVGEVPLSRLWHAVPSYPTISEVWLRLLETYGRDGSA; this is translated from the coding sequence ATGTCCCAGGAATTCGACGTCATCGTGATCGGCGCAGGGGCGGTGGGCGAGAACGTCGCCGACCGAGCCGTGCAGGGTGGCCTCACCGTCGCGCTGGTGGAGGCGGAGCTGGTCGGCGGCGAGTGCTCCTACTGGGCCTGCATGCCCTCGAAGGCGCTGTTGCGGGCGGGCGAAGTGGTGCACGCCGCGAAGACGGTCGACGGGGCCGCGCAGGCCGTGACCGGCGACATCGACGTGGCGGCGGTGCTGAAGCGCCGCAACTCGTTCACCAGCGACTGGAACGACAGCGGGCAGGTCGACTGGGTGCGCGGGGCCGGCATCGACCTGGTGCGCGGGCATGCCGTCTTCACGGGGGTGAAGGAGCTGTCGGTGACCGCGGGCGATGGCACCGTGTCGAAGCTCACCGCCCGGCACGCCGTCGTGGTCTCCACCGGCTCGACGGCGCTGCTGCCCGACATCCCCGGCCTCGCCGAGGCGGCGCCGTGGACGAGCCGCGAGGCGACCAGCGCCCAGAGCATCCCCGAGCGCTTCACCGTCATCGGCGGAGGCGTTGTCGCCTGCGAGCTCGCGACCGCCTACGCCACGCTGGGCTCCCGGGTCACGGTGGTGTCGCGCGGCGCGCTGCTGGCGAACCAGGAGCCCTTCGCGGGCGAGGCCGTCGCCGAGTCGCTCGGGGCGATGGGCGTCGAGCTGCACCTCGGCGCCTCACCCGCCTCCGTCGAGCGGCGCCCCGACGGGGTCGTCGTCACCACCCTCGACGACGGCACCGCGATCGAGGGCGACGAGCTGCTCGTCGCCACGGGGCGGCTCCCCCGCACCGGCGACCTCGGTCTCGAGACCGTCGGGCTGGAGCCCGGCGAGTGGCTTCGCACCGACGACACGCTGCTCGTGCTCGGCTCCGACGGCAAGCCGCTCGAGGGCGAGTGGTTGTACGCCACCGGCGACGTCAACCATCGCGCATTGCTGACCCACCAGGGCAAGTACCAGGCGCGGGCCGCCGGCGACGTGGTGGCTGCGCGGGCGAAGGGCGAGCCCGTCGACGACGCCCCGTGGGGACGTCACGTGGCGACCGCCGACCACCAGTCGGTGCCGCAGGTGACCTTCACCGACCCGCAGGTGGCGTCGGTGGGCCTCACCGCCGCCGCCGCAGAGAAGGCCGGCCACAGCATCCGGGTCGTCGACTACGAGATCGGCAACGTCGCGGGAGCGAGCGTGCACACCGACGGCTACCAGGGCACCGCGCGCGCCGTGGTCGACGAGGAGCGGAAGGTGCTGCTCGGCGTCACCTTCGTGGGCCCCGACGTGCAGGAGCTGCTGCACTCCGCCACCGTCGCCGTCGTCGGCGAGGTGCCCCTCTCGCGGCTCTGGCACGCCGTGCCCTCGTACCCCACCATCAGCGAGGTCTGGCTGCGGCTGCTCGAGACCTACGGTCGAGACGGCAGCGCATGA
- a CDS encoding arginase family protein has product MSATFIVVPQWQGSSSSRAMRLIDGAEAIRGDLPSAATRTVEIPAGAGESLETGIARFSSISAVADALDAALDDTVPGMTPVVVGGDCGVEYAAVRHAVAARSEPVAVVWFDAHPDIHSPETSPTGAFHDMVVRALLGEAPEQLTGGRRVVAPEHLVLAGTRAFDDAEAAYLGSTSIAVIDADGLGRGPQALVDAVRATGAGAVYIHVDLDVLDPAEISGITHPEPFGLSVAALTDAVRAVRAEFELVGAGITEFAPSAPDAVVDDLPAILRIVSALVR; this is encoded by the coding sequence ATGTCGGCGACCTTCATCGTGGTGCCGCAGTGGCAGGGCTCGAGCTCGAGCCGGGCCATGCGGCTGATCGACGGCGCCGAGGCGATCCGCGGCGACCTCCCGTCGGCGGCGACGCGTACCGTCGAGATCCCGGCGGGAGCCGGCGAGTCCCTCGAGACGGGGATCGCCCGCTTCTCGTCGATCTCGGCGGTCGCCGACGCCCTCGACGCAGCGCTCGACGACACGGTGCCCGGCATGACCCCGGTCGTCGTGGGCGGCGACTGCGGTGTCGAGTACGCCGCCGTGCGCCACGCCGTGGCGGCGCGGAGCGAACCCGTCGCCGTGGTGTGGTTCGACGCCCACCCCGACATCCACTCCCCCGAGACCTCGCCCACGGGCGCCTTCCACGACATGGTCGTGCGGGCCCTGCTGGGCGAGGCTCCCGAGCAGCTCACCGGCGGGCGTCGCGTCGTGGCGCCTGAGCACCTCGTGCTCGCCGGCACGCGGGCGTTCGACGACGCCGAGGCCGCCTACCTCGGCTCCACCTCGATCGCCGTCATCGACGCCGACGGCCTCGGCCGTGGCCCACAGGCGCTCGTCGACGCGGTGCGCGCCACGGGAGCCGGGGCCGTCTACATCCACGTCGACCTCGACGTGCTCGACCCGGCCGAGATCAGCGGCATCACGCATCCCGAACCGTTCGGGCTGAGCGTCGCCGCTCTCACCGACGCCGTGCGCGCCGTGCGGGCCGAGTTCGAGCTCGTCGGCGCGGGGATCACCGAGTTCGCGCCGAGCGCTCCGGATGCGGTGGTCGACGACCTCCCCGCCATCCTGCGCATCGTGTCGGCCCTGGTGCGCTGA
- a CDS encoding PspA/IM30 family protein yields the protein MSTKQSIFGRIAQLAKANINALIDQAEDPQLMLDQLVRDYTSNIADAESAIAQTIGNLRLLEDDHREDVAAAADWGRKALAASTKADEFRAAGNTVDADKFDALAKVALTRQLQSENEAKSAEPSIASQTESVEKLKSGLAAMKEKLNQLKMKRDNLVARAKTAEAQGKVQDALKNINVLDPSSDLGRFEDKIRREEARVRGQEELNASSLDAQFESLDDLGELTEVEARLAALKAGSPTKAVTSGE from the coding sequence ATGTCCACCAAGCAATCGATCTTCGGCCGCATCGCCCAGCTCGCGAAGGCCAACATCAACGCGTTGATCGACCAGGCCGAAGACCCGCAGCTCATGCTCGACCAGCTGGTGCGCGACTACACCTCGAACATCGCCGACGCCGAGAGCGCCATCGCGCAGACCATCGGCAACCTGCGTCTGCTCGAGGACGACCACCGCGAAGACGTCGCGGCCGCCGCCGACTGGGGCCGCAAGGCCCTCGCCGCGAGCACCAAGGCGGATGAGTTCCGCGCTGCGGGCAACACGGTCGACGCCGACAAGTTCGACGCCCTGGCCAAGGTCGCACTGACGCGCCAGCTGCAGTCGGAGAACGAGGCCAAGAGCGCCGAGCCCTCCATCGCGTCGCAGACCGAGTCGGTCGAGAAGCTCAAGTCGGGCCTTGCCGCCATGAAGGAGAAGCTCAACCAGCTGAAGATGAAGCGCGACAACCTGGTCGCCCGCGCCAAGACCGCCGAGGCGCAGGGCAAGGTGCAGGATGCGCTGAAGAACATCAACGTGCTCGACCCGTCGAGCGACCTGGGCCGCTTCGAAGACAAGATCCGCCGCGAGGAGGCGCGGGTGCGTGGCCAGGAGGAGCTGAACGCCTCCAGCCTCGACGCTCAGTTCGAGAGCCTCGACGACCTCGGTGAGCTCACCGAGGTCGAGGCGCGCCTGGCCGCGCTGAAGGCCGGCTCGCCCACCAAGGCCGTCACGAGCGGCGAGTAG